The candidate division TA06 bacterium region GTCTACAATTTTTCGGCCGGACCGGGAATGCTGCCCGAGGCGGTGTTGAAAAAGGCTGCGGACGAGATGCTGGACCACCAAGGCTCCGGGATGTCCGTGATGGAAATGAGCCATCGCTCCAAGGTCTACCAGTCGATCATCGACGGGGCGGAAAAATCCCTGCGAGAATTGATGAGCATACCGGCAAATTACAAAGTGCTTTTCCTTCAGGGCGGCGCTTCAATGCAGTTTGCCATGGTCCCGCTGAACCTGATGAAAAAATCGAACAAAGCTGATTATGTCAACACCGGGGAATGGGCGACCAAGGCCATTGCCGAAGCCAAGCGATACGGGGACATCAAGGTGGTGGCCAGCTCCGAACCCGAGGTATTCAACCACCTGCCGGCTCTGGACCCCAAGGAATTCCGACCGGACGCGGACTACGTCCACATGACCACCAACAACACCATCTTCGGCACCTCCTGGAAGAGCTTTCCCGACACCAAGGGCGTGCCGTTAGTGGCGGACATGTCCTCGGATATCCTGTCCAAGGTGGTTGACGTCAAACAATTCGCCCTGATCTATGCCGGGGCCCAGAAGAACATGGGGCCGGCCGGGGTGACCGTGGTCATCATCCGGGACGACATGATAGACTTCTCCAAGCCCGAGACCCCCACCATGCTGAAATACAAAACCCAGGTGGACGGCGGCTCGATGTACAACACGCCGCCCTGCTACGGCATTTACATTATCAAGCTGGTGTGCGAGTATCTGCTGGGCCTGGGAGGGGTGGCGGCCATGGAGAAGATCAACAACCAAAAAGCCGCGATGGTGTACGATGCCATTGATAATTCAAAACTGTTCAAGTGCCATGTCCAGAAGAAAGAGGACCGTTCCATCATGAACATTCCCTTCCGGACCGCCTCGGACGACCTGGACAAAAAATTCCTGAAAGAAGCCGAAGCCGAAGGGCTGGTGAGCTTGAGCGGACACCGGAAGACCGGCGGCATGAGGGCCAGCGTCTATAACGCCATGCCCATGGAAGGGGTGGAGAAATTGGTCGCTTTCATCAAGAAATTCGATCAGGCGAATTCATAAAACAAATATCGAATAACGCAGGCCTGAAAAGCGCCGTTGTCCGCCGGAACGCCGTTTGTCAAAACGGCTGTGGACGAGATAGCACTGATCTTCTCCGCCGGGGGCGGCCTTGGTCCGCCGGACGTAAGCAGTTTTAAAACCAATCAGGCGCGAAAACATAAATCATAAAAACATATGTGGAGGATCCCGAGATGAACGAAGCTGTCCAGAAATATGTAGAGAAGGCCAATAAAATTCAGGCCGAGCGCCAACGCTACATCAAGGAAGAGGTTAAAAAGTGGCGGTTTGATACCATAGCCGTCCACGGCACATATTCGGTAAATGAGGCCATCGAGAACAACCAGGGGGCCATCATCGAGCCCATGTTTCTAAGCTCGGCCCAGGCCTACCGCGATTGCGACGAGATGGAAGCGGCCATGACCTACCAGATCCCCAATTGGGCCTACACCCGGATCCACAACCCTTCGCAGGGCTACTTGGAGGATACCCTGGCCTTGCTGGACGGCTACGGGTCGGGTTGCGAGACCAGCTGCTTCGTGACGGCCTCGGGCATGGCGGCCATCTCGGCGGCCATCCACCCGCTGTTGGCGCACAAGAACGGCGAGGCCGTCAATTTCGTGGCCTGTGCCCAGGTCTACGGCGGCACCTTCCAGCTGTTCAATGTCCGCCGAATGCAG contains the following coding sequences:
- the serC gene encoding 3-phosphoserine/phosphohydroxythreonine transaminase, which produces MAKRVYNFSAGPGMLPEAVLKKAADEMLDHQGSGMSVMEMSHRSKVYQSIIDGAEKSLRELMSIPANYKVLFLQGGASMQFAMVPLNLMKKSNKADYVNTGEWATKAIAEAKRYGDIKVVASSEPEVFNHLPALDPKEFRPDADYVHMTTNNTIFGTSWKSFPDTKGVPLVADMSSDILSKVVDVKQFALIYAGAQKNMGPAGVTVVIIRDDMIDFSKPETPTMLKYKTQVDGGSMYNTPPCYGIYIIKLVCEYLLGLGGVAAMEKINNQKAAMVYDAIDNSKLFKCHVQKKEDRSIMNIPFRTASDDLDKKFLKEAEAEGLVSLSGHRKTGGMRASVYNAMPMEGVEKLVAFIKKFDQANS